From a region of the Thermomicrobium roseum DSM 5159 genome:
- a CDS encoding cupredoxin domain-containing protein: protein MGRFTRQQTFLLALLFTLGLLVVPRSVAWALDAPARDRSFLATAPDTSVAITLTEFTITPASITVPLGEPVTFVVTNAGGAQHNLVVELESRGIEQRLFATNLLPGETRRVTFTFDASGNWEMYCPVGNHRALGMQGTIRVTPRATPTPEPTVLPVTPEPTPLTTPEPLPIPTPTLVPPPTPRTVPSPTPPAQLAPPTGRPPDHHSEGPSVLLGLSLLLAGLAGLLVIRRHSTRRGAPSG from the coding sequence GTGGGACGCTTCACCCGGCAACAGACGTTCCTGCTCGCGTTGCTGTTCACCCTCGGCTTGCTCGTCGTACCGCGATCCGTCGCGTGGGCACTCGACGCGCCAGCACGAGATCGCTCGTTCCTGGCAACGGCACCGGACACGAGCGTGGCGATCACGCTCACTGAGTTCACCATCACCCCAGCATCGATCACAGTGCCACTCGGAGAGCCTGTCACGTTCGTCGTGACCAACGCTGGTGGAGCACAACACAATCTGGTGGTGGAACTGGAATCCCGCGGGATCGAACAGCGGTTGTTCGCGACGAATCTCTTGCCTGGCGAGACGCGACGGGTCACGTTCACCTTCGATGCGTCAGGTAACTGGGAAATGTACTGCCCGGTCGGCAACCATCGGGCACTCGGGATGCAGGGGACGATCCGCGTCACCCCGCGAGCGACACCGACCCCTGAACCGACAGTTCTCCCTGTCACACCCGAACCGACCCCGCTCACGACTCCAGAACCTCTTCCGATCCCGACTCCCACGCTCGTGCCGCCCCCGACACCCCGCACCGTACCGAGCCCGACGCCGCCGGCACAGCTGGCTCCGCCGACCGGACGGCCGCCGGATCACCACAGCGAAGGCCCCTCTGTACTGCTCGGTCTCTCGCTCCTGCTCGCAGGCCTGGCCGGCCTCCTCGTCATCCGACGACACAGCACGCGCCGGGGGGCGCCATCAGGGTGA
- a CDS encoding LCP family protein: MPLSDADLERRPPRTSAIRALAGWRAAIAFITSVLWPGAGHWIAGRPWRGLALGVPPALALGFLLWQASQLPGWGVTWLLRPSVLRGLMIGNIVLGSYRAVALLDLVRIALAGRSRSCAGKRGPYLVLAALLVGSVVTPHAAVGLVLTRWSRFLDTTFPAAAESSIQPLPIDALPAGPRNSTLAPARATSVVSTLSPVSSRTVLLPPVRELPPAQRIASTPRAEASPTVPVLQRAAAAIEPALADSRIVVLLVGTDAGPGRWSARADTIVIAALDVESGRGGLFGVPRNLVGLPIPRELADLYPDGSWPGLANALYTLGLQRAERFPNAVDPGAAALARSLEQLIGMPIDYSVVVDMGGFVRVVDALGGVTIDVPQPVSTWLSPPLPGEDWVYYEIPAGRQHLDGHEALAYARSRTGTSDYDRMQRQRCLLGALWRQADWPTVLFRLPQLLAAVEGAVRTDIPREALPQLVQMALGVRAEAIVTLGFTPPRYVAGWAPGGYPIPDRDRIRDAIEDALAGSGEPEPETRLASSCSWSP, translated from the coding sequence ATGCCGCTCAGTGATGCTGACCTGGAGCGTCGACCACCGCGAACGAGCGCTATCCGGGCATTGGCTGGCTGGCGCGCCGCGATCGCGTTCATCACCTCGGTTCTCTGGCCGGGAGCAGGTCATTGGATCGCCGGGCGCCCGTGGCGCGGGCTCGCCCTCGGCGTCCCGCCCGCGCTCGCGCTCGGTTTTCTGCTCTGGCAGGCGAGCCAGCTTCCCGGTTGGGGAGTCACCTGGTTGCTGCGCCCGAGCGTTCTGCGCGGCTTGATGATCGGGAACATCGTTCTGGGCAGCTACCGGGCTGTCGCACTGCTCGACCTCGTGCGCATCGCCCTCGCTGGGCGGAGTCGAAGCTGTGCGGGGAAACGCGGACCGTACTTGGTCCTCGCAGCGCTGCTCGTGGGGTCGGTGGTCACGCCGCACGCTGCGGTCGGCTTGGTGCTCACCCGCTGGTCACGCTTCCTCGATACGACGTTCCCCGCTGCAGCCGAAAGCTCGATCCAGCCTTTACCCATCGATGCGTTGCCAGCTGGTCCGCGGAACTCGACGCTCGCCCCGGCACGAGCGACCTCGGTGGTGTCCACGCTGAGTCCGGTTTCCAGTCGTACGGTGCTGCTACCGCCAGTCCGCGAGCTACCCCCGGCGCAGCGGATCGCGTCCACACCGCGAGCGGAGGCTTCTCCAACGGTACCGGTTCTGCAGCGGGCTGCCGCCGCGATCGAACCTGCCCTCGCCGATAGTCGGATCGTCGTGCTCCTGGTCGGTACGGATGCCGGGCCGGGGCGATGGAGCGCTCGCGCTGACACGATCGTCATCGCTGCCCTCGATGTGGAGTCCGGGCGCGGCGGGCTGTTCGGGGTGCCTCGCAATCTGGTCGGACTCCCCATTCCGCGAGAACTGGCGGACCTGTATCCGGACGGCTCTTGGCCAGGATTGGCCAACGCGCTGTATACGCTCGGGTTGCAGCGAGCCGAGCGGTTCCCGAACGCCGTCGATCCGGGCGCGGCTGCACTCGCGCGCTCCCTGGAGCAGCTGATCGGCATGCCGATCGACTACAGTGTGGTGGTGGACATGGGTGGCTTCGTGCGCGTGGTGGACGCGCTGGGAGGCGTGACCATCGACGTCCCACAGCCGGTCTCGACGTGGCTGTCGCCACCCCTGCCCGGTGAAGACTGGGTGTACTACGAGATCCCGGCCGGCCGGCAGCATCTCGATGGACATGAAGCGCTCGCCTACGCACGCTCGCGCACGGGGACGAGCGACTACGACCGGATGCAACGCCAGCGCTGCTTGCTCGGCGCGCTCTGGCGCCAAGCAGACTGGCCGACGGTGCTGTTTCGGTTACCGCAGCTGCTCGCCGCGGTCGAAGGGGCTGTGCGCACCGATATTCCCCGCGAGGCATTGCCCCAGCTCGTCCAGATGGCACTCGGTGTACGCGCCGAGGCGATCGTGACGCTCGGCTTCACTCCTCCACGGTATGTCGCTGGTTGGGCACCCGGTGGGTACCCGATTCCGGACCGTGACCGGATTCGAGATGCGATCGAGGACGCGCTCGCTGGGTCGGGCGAACCGGAACCGGAGACGCGTCTGGCGAGTAGCTGTTCCTGGTCACCCTGA
- a CDS encoding c-type cytochrome, with protein sequence MDQVGSRETQRTIRRAWAGRIAWFFAGMMATLLLLGIAGWVLAPRLFAHRSDLPGERRLARALVEAAAARGAQAIPTRPPLGARAVETGRIVYLGACSQCHGADADGKGWLGTLSYPEASALNDADTQARSDTELYWIIANGLSFTGMPGFQDRLSEEQIWAVVAYLRSLGSGSSGALPAVPQPSSDDLTKADPAGGAVARGAALYIALGCSNCHGAGGNAAGRLQLRATDRRAVRAIREGTDEGMPAYPESLLSEPDLQAVLAYIRTFRSGS encoded by the coding sequence GTGGACCAGGTCGGAAGCAGAGAGACACAGCGAACGATTCGCCGAGCTTGGGCCGGCCGCATCGCCTGGTTCTTCGCCGGGATGATGGCGACGCTTCTGCTCCTCGGCATCGCGGGATGGGTACTCGCGCCACGGTTGTTCGCTCATCGGAGCGATCTTCCCGGCGAGCGTCGCCTGGCACGGGCGCTCGTCGAGGCCGCGGCCGCCCGAGGGGCACAGGCCATCCCGACTCGCCCCCCGCTGGGGGCCCGGGCGGTCGAGACTGGGCGGATCGTCTACCTCGGTGCCTGTTCGCAGTGCCACGGTGCCGACGCGGACGGGAAAGGGTGGCTCGGTACGCTCTCGTATCCCGAAGCAAGCGCCCTGAACGACGCCGACACCCAGGCACGGAGCGATACCGAACTGTACTGGATCATCGCGAACGGTCTCAGCTTCACCGGCATGCCGGGCTTCCAGGATCGCCTCAGCGAGGAGCAGATCTGGGCCGTCGTTGCCTATCTCCGCAGCTTGGGGTCTGGTTCGAGCGGCGCGCTTCCCGCCGTCCCACAACCGTCGAGTGACGACCTGACGAAGGCAGATCCTGCCGGCGGCGCGGTGGCACGGGGGGCGGCTCTCTACATCGCGCTCGGCTGCAGCAACTGCCATGGCGCAGGAGGCAATGCAGCGGGCCGGCTTCAGCTCCGGGCAACAGATCGACGCGCCGTCCGCGCCATCCGCGAGGGTACCGACGAGGGTATGCCCGCCTATCCGGAGAGCCTGCTGTCCGAACCCGACCTTCAGGCCGTGCTGGCGTATATCCGGACCTTCCGCAGCGGCTCGTGA
- a CDS encoding pyridoxal-phosphate dependent enzyme yields MSEEWMLRCHDCGWSSSLVVTLWRCPACGGLLLLQSEVRMERRAIRRDDPTLWRYAACLPVPRPVRSLGEGMTPLVAGELEGRPVLFKLDFLLPTGSFKDRGASLLVAALAAAGVRALAVDSSGNAAAAFAAYAALHGLEALVFAPAGTSPAKLAQARAYGAKVALVEGSREAVARAAQQAAEQPGVAYASHNWHPLFVEGTKTWLLEVWEQLGYRWPAACFLPVGGGSMLAGAALAGRALGARGPLLVAAQPEACAPLARAWTQPGRRLEAVHAGPTIAEGARIAAPPRGSFLLTMLEESGGWPEAIAEAELIDTTRQLWRRGLYVEPTAALGAAAFRRAVRRGWEPLGPVVILLTGSGLKASSVIEQLLETS; encoded by the coding sequence ATGTCTGAGGAGTGGATGTTGCGCTGTCACGACTGCGGCTGGAGCAGTTCACTCGTCGTGACGTTGTGGCGCTGCCCGGCGTGCGGGGGACTCCTCCTGCTGCAGTCGGAAGTCCGGATGGAGCGACGAGCCATCCGGCGAGACGATCCGACACTCTGGCGTTATGCCGCGTGCCTTCCGGTTCCGCGACCAGTGCGGTCGCTCGGTGAGGGGATGACACCGTTAGTCGCGGGAGAGTTGGAGGGACGACCAGTTCTCTTCAAGTTGGACTTCCTGCTCCCGACCGGATCCTTCAAGGATCGGGGAGCCAGCTTGCTTGTGGCGGCTTTGGCAGCTGCTGGAGTGCGGGCACTCGCGGTCGATTCGTCAGGCAATGCCGCGGCCGCCTTCGCAGCCTATGCAGCGCTGCATGGCCTGGAAGCACTCGTCTTCGCACCGGCCGGTACCTCGCCAGCCAAGCTCGCCCAGGCGCGTGCCTACGGTGCGAAGGTAGCGCTCGTCGAGGGCTCGCGCGAGGCGGTGGCTCGTGCTGCCCAGCAGGCAGCCGAGCAGCCAGGAGTGGCCTACGCCAGTCACAACTGGCATCCGCTCTTCGTCGAGGGGACGAAGACGTGGCTCCTGGAGGTCTGGGAACAACTCGGATACCGCTGGCCGGCTGCCTGTTTCCTCCCAGTGGGAGGCGGGAGCATGCTCGCCGGTGCGGCGCTGGCGGGGCGTGCGCTCGGCGCGCGCGGACCGCTGCTCGTGGCAGCGCAACCGGAGGCGTGCGCGCCGCTCGCCCGCGCCTGGACGCAGCCGGGGCGTCGGCTGGAAGCGGTACACGCTGGCCCGACGATCGCTGAAGGGGCGCGGATCGCGGCACCACCACGCGGGTCGTTCCTGCTGACCATGCTCGAGGAGAGCGGTGGCTGGCCGGAGGCGATCGCGGAAGCGGAACTGATCGACACGACGCGCCAGCTGTGGCGACGCGGCCTGTATGTCGAGCCGACTGCTGCGCTCGGTGCTGCCGCCTTCCGCCGGGCAGTCCGGCGCGGGTGGGAACCCCTTGGCCCGGTCGTCATCCTGCTGACCGGCAGCGGGCTCAAAGCGAGCAGCGTGATAGAGCAGCTTTTAGAAACGTCATGA
- a CDS encoding acyl-CoA dehydrogenase family protein, protein MDFSLTAEQRELQERARRFAETVVKPVATYYDQEERHPHELIVRARAEGLTEITIPREYGGRGLGVLELVLVAEQLAWACAGFTAAACSSCLAGEPIVIAGSEEQKRRWLPRLAAGEYASFALTEPDAGSDVAALATRAERCGDVYVLNGHKRWIGNAPIASFFVVFAKTDPQAGHNGISVFVVERESTGIVTRPLRKLGQRAISNGEIEFHDVVVPANQRIGREGEGFAIAMQTLRRTRPMVAAFGAGIIRRCLDESLAYAQQRRTMGQPIIRHQAIGHKLADMQIRLEAARQLTYLAAWLADQGEDNTMAAAVAKAFAADSAMWAATEAVQVFGGNGYSPDYPVEKLFRDAKLLQIYEGTSEIQRNIIVRELVRRSRGKDRRPGEEPLE, encoded by the coding sequence GTGGACTTCTCTCTCACGGCTGAGCAGCGTGAACTCCAGGAGCGAGCCCGGCGATTCGCGGAAACGGTCGTGAAGCCAGTAGCAACCTATTACGACCAGGAGGAGCGACATCCGCACGAGTTGATCGTGCGCGCTCGCGCTGAGGGGTTGACCGAAATCACGATTCCGCGTGAGTACGGCGGGCGCGGCCTTGGCGTGTTGGAACTCGTCCTCGTCGCTGAGCAACTGGCCTGGGCATGTGCCGGATTCACCGCTGCAGCCTGCTCGAGTTGCCTGGCAGGCGAGCCGATCGTCATCGCGGGAAGCGAGGAACAGAAGCGACGATGGCTCCCGCGCTTGGCGGCGGGTGAGTATGCGAGCTTCGCCTTGACCGAGCCGGACGCGGGTTCCGATGTCGCAGCGCTCGCTACCCGCGCAGAGCGATGCGGTGATGTGTATGTCCTCAATGGTCACAAGCGGTGGATCGGCAATGCACCAATCGCGAGTTTCTTCGTGGTTTTCGCGAAGACCGATCCGCAAGCCGGGCACAACGGCATCAGCGTCTTCGTCGTGGAGCGCGAGTCGACAGGCATCGTCACGCGACCACTCCGCAAGCTGGGGCAGCGGGCGATCTCCAATGGGGAAATCGAGTTCCACGACGTCGTTGTCCCAGCCAACCAACGGATCGGTCGCGAAGGTGAAGGGTTCGCGATCGCGATGCAGACGCTGCGCCGAACGCGCCCTATGGTCGCAGCGTTCGGTGCAGGGATCATTCGACGCTGCCTCGACGAGTCGCTGGCTTATGCACAGCAGCGGCGCACGATGGGACAACCGATCATCCGCCACCAGGCCATCGGCCACAAGTTAGCCGACATGCAGATTCGTTTGGAGGCTGCGCGGCAGCTGACCTATCTGGCTGCCTGGCTGGCGGATCAGGGGGAGGACAACACGATGGCAGCTGCCGTCGCCAAGGCGTTCGCTGCCGATAGCGCGATGTGGGCGGCGACCGAAGCGGTACAGGTGTTCGGTGGAAACGGTTACAGTCCTGACTACCCGGTCGAGAAACTGTTCCGCGATGCCAAGCTCTTGCAAATCTACGAGGGGACCAGCGAGATTCAACGCAATATCATCGTGCGCGAACTCGTTCGCCGGTCTCGCGGGAAGGATCGGCGTCCAGGAGAAGAACCCCTCGAGTGA
- a CDS encoding macro domain-containing protein, which produces MAGPLLEVQVGDITAVDTEAIVNAANSQLWMGSGVAGAIKRAGGEEIEREAVAQGPISVGEAVVTTAGRLPFAAVIHAAAMGYDERGAMIPATSETVYAATRAALERCAERPLRSVAFPALGTGVGGLDLVTCAAAMVRAVRDHAASGAALPERVVFVVRSEEAADAFLRAIASPS; this is translated from the coding sequence ATGGCGGGACCGCTTCTCGAGGTCCAGGTTGGCGACATCACGGCAGTCGATACGGAAGCGATCGTGAACGCGGCGAATTCTCAGCTATGGATGGGCAGCGGCGTTGCCGGTGCGATCAAGCGGGCGGGCGGCGAGGAGATCGAGCGCGAAGCAGTCGCCCAAGGGCCGATCTCGGTCGGGGAAGCCGTCGTGACCACGGCGGGACGGCTCCCCTTTGCAGCAGTCATCCATGCTGCCGCGATGGGTTACGACGAACGCGGCGCCATGATCCCCGCCACCTCAGAGACCGTCTACGCTGCCACCCGCGCCGCGCTCGAGCGGTGCGCCGAGCGTCCCTTGCGCTCCGTCGCCTTCCCGGCACTCGGAACAGGTGTGGGTGGCCTCGATCTCGTCACCTGCGCGGCAGCGATGGTCCGTGCCGTCCGCGACCATGCTGCGAGCGGAGCAGCCTTGCCGGAGCGGGTCGTCTTCGTCGTCCGCAGCGAGGAAGCAGCCGACGCGTTCCTCCGCGCGATCGCGAGCCCGAGCTGA
- a CDS encoding tartrate dehydrogenase encodes MQQFRIAVIPGDGVGKEVIPVGQRVLEAAVAQEAQLDWHLFPWGSDFYRQTGALMPPDGVEQLRRFDAIYFGAVGDPPHVPDHVTLWGLLLPIRKQLDLFVNVRPIRLFPGIRGPLRDKGPEDIDMIFVRENTEGEYAGVGGRVHVGTPHEVALETSVFSRFNVERVVRFAFELARSRRKHLTSITKSNAQRFGMVLWDEIVQEVARDYPDVTVTSLLVDAAAALMVRAPERFDVAVGSNLFADILTDLGAALMGSLGLAPSANLAAAPGVPSLFEPVHGSAPDIAGRGIANPIGTVWAGAMMLEHLGLTDAARRILRAIERLTNEGKVLTPDLGGTATTEQVGKRIIELLDA; translated from the coding sequence ATGCAACAGTTTCGCATCGCGGTGATTCCGGGTGACGGCGTCGGCAAGGAGGTCATTCCGGTCGGTCAGCGCGTCCTGGAAGCTGCCGTTGCGCAGGAGGCCCAACTCGACTGGCACCTCTTCCCGTGGGGATCCGACTTTTACCGACAGACGGGCGCACTCATGCCTCCGGACGGTGTCGAGCAGCTCCGGCGCTTCGACGCCATCTACTTCGGAGCGGTCGGCGACCCTCCCCATGTTCCCGACCATGTGACGCTGTGGGGGCTCTTGCTCCCGATCCGCAAGCAACTCGATCTCTTCGTCAACGTCCGGCCGATTCGCCTGTTCCCGGGTATCCGCGGCCCACTGCGGGACAAGGGTCCCGAAGACATCGATATGATTTTTGTCCGAGAGAACACTGAGGGTGAGTATGCTGGAGTCGGCGGTCGCGTCCACGTTGGCACACCGCACGAGGTTGCGCTGGAAACCAGTGTCTTTTCGCGCTTCAACGTGGAGCGCGTGGTCCGGTTCGCATTCGAGTTAGCGCGTTCGCGGCGCAAGCACCTGACGAGCATCACGAAGAGCAACGCGCAGCGCTTCGGCATGGTTCTCTGGGACGAGATCGTCCAGGAAGTCGCCCGCGACTATCCCGATGTCACAGTCACCTCGCTGCTCGTCGACGCCGCGGCCGCACTCATGGTCCGCGCGCCGGAACGCTTCGACGTTGCCGTGGGGAGCAATCTCTTCGCCGACATCCTCACCGATCTCGGTGCTGCCTTGATGGGGAGCCTTGGCCTCGCACCGAGCGCGAACCTCGCTGCCGCGCCGGGGGTGCCCTCGCTCTTCGAACCGGTGCACGGCAGCGCCCCCGACATCGCCGGCCGTGGGATCGCCAACCCGATCGGCACCGTGTGGGCCGGTGCGATGATGCTCGAGCACCTTGGACTGACCGATGCTGCTCGACGCATCCTCCGCGCGATCGAGCGGCTCACCAACGAGGGGAAGGTGCTCACTCCCGATCTCGGAGGCACCGCCACGACCGAGCAGGTCGGAAAGCGGATCATCGAGCTCCTCGATGCATAG
- a CDS encoding enolase C-terminal domain-like protein — translation MRITAVRLREVTGTFPYTGPFWEERLSRPLDIYPEHRADPREWWLPEQEGPGPYRLRQIFLEIESDEGVTGLAGPLTRDVARVIGIQLRPRLRGADPLAIERIWDELYRWQVHGRKGVVMMAISAIDCALWDLRGRWNGDPVHRLLGGPVRTELPVYASTLGYSLELERATALARQLVAQGFRAQKWFPRWPSSDPRTRLRQTVALFAALRAAVGDDVELMLDAWMSWDWPFAVAAIQELAPLRLRWIEEPFLPDQLEAYAALRARSSIPIAGGEHEYTRWGFLPWLMRGALDVLQPDIYWAGGISETIKIAALASTYGIPLIPHGHSVPATVQLLAALPEPVAPWVEYLLKWNELLQFFFREPVQPVNGIIRVPTQPGMGVELDPAKIEEERELDWEE, via the coding sequence ATGCGGATCACTGCTGTTCGCCTGCGCGAAGTCACTGGCACGTTCCCGTACACCGGGCCGTTCTGGGAGGAACGACTGAGTCGCCCGCTCGATATTTACCCGGAGCACCGCGCCGATCCGCGCGAGTGGTGGCTTCCCGAACAAGAGGGTCCCGGCCCCTACCGGCTCCGCCAGATCTTTCTCGAGATCGAGAGCGACGAGGGGGTCACCGGTCTCGCCGGCCCACTCACCCGCGATGTCGCACGCGTCATCGGTATCCAGTTGCGCCCTCGTCTGCGCGGCGCCGACCCGCTCGCGATCGAGCGCATCTGGGACGAGCTCTATCGCTGGCAGGTGCACGGCCGGAAGGGCGTCGTCATGATGGCGATCTCAGCCATCGACTGTGCCCTGTGGGATCTGCGCGGTCGCTGGAACGGTGATCCCGTGCATCGGCTACTCGGTGGTCCCGTGCGGACCGAGTTGCCCGTCTATGCAAGTACGCTCGGGTACTCGCTGGAACTCGAGCGAGCCACCGCGCTCGCGCGCCAGCTCGTCGCTCAGGGGTTTCGCGCCCAGAAGTGGTTTCCTCGCTGGCCGTCCAGCGACCCACGGACACGACTGCGGCAAACGGTCGCGCTCTTTGCCGCACTACGCGCCGCCGTCGGCGATGACGTCGAACTCATGCTCGACGCGTGGATGAGCTGGGACTGGCCGTTCGCCGTGGCCGCGATTCAGGAACTCGCGCCACTGCGGCTCCGCTGGATCGAGGAGCCGTTTCTGCCGGACCAACTCGAGGCCTACGCGGCGCTGCGCGCCCGGAGTTCGATCCCCATCGCTGGCGGCGAGCACGAGTACACGCGCTGGGGATTCCTTCCCTGGCTGATGCGAGGCGCTCTCGACGTCCTGCAACCGGACATTTACTGGGCAGGTGGCATCAGCGAGACGATCAAGATCGCAGCGCTCGCCTCCACCTACGGTATCCCGCTGATCCCCCACGGGCACTCGGTTCCAGCCACCGTCCAGCTCCTCGCTGCGCTTCCCGAACCGGTCGCGCCGTGGGTCGAGTATCTCCTCAAGTGGAACGAACTCCTTCAGTTCTTCTTCCGCGAGCCGGTGCAACCGGTCAACGGCATCATCCGTGTCCCGACCCAGCCCGGTATGGGCGTGGAACTCGATCCCGCCAAGATCGAGGAGGAGCGCGAACTCGACTGGGAAGAATGA
- a CDS encoding DedA family protein has product MQQWVTETLVALGYLGLFLLLIAETIFPPIPSEVVLPLAGFLAGRGFLDVRLAIVVATLGSYTAATLLYTVGRFGGRSALLRFGAWLHLDPATVASADRWFLRWGSLVVLWGRLVPVARSVVSVPAGTFRMPFWRFSALTIVGSGAWNTALIGSGWLLGENWELVAAWVDRYTTAVVVLAALGLAALGVLAIRRRSRWLPRLLRQQAPSSHRHENRR; this is encoded by the coding sequence GTGCAACAGTGGGTCACCGAGACGTTGGTCGCGCTGGGCTATCTCGGTCTCTTTCTGCTCCTCATCGCTGAGACGATCTTCCCGCCGATCCCGTCCGAAGTGGTGTTGCCGCTCGCTGGGTTCCTCGCTGGCCGGGGATTTCTCGATGTCCGCCTCGCTATCGTCGTCGCGACGCTCGGCTCCTACACCGCGGCCACTCTCCTCTACACGGTCGGACGGTTCGGCGGCCGGAGCGCGCTTCTCCGTTTCGGAGCATGGCTGCACCTCGATCCCGCGACGGTCGCCTCGGCCGATCGCTGGTTCCTCCGCTGGGGATCGCTCGTCGTGCTCTGGGGTCGGCTCGTACCGGTGGCCCGCAGCGTCGTGTCCGTCCCGGCCGGTACCTTCCGCATGCCCTTCTGGCGTTTCAGTGCGCTGACGATCGTCGGGAGCGGTGCGTGGAACACGGCCCTGATCGGGAGCGGCTGGCTGCTGGGTGAAAACTGGGAACTCGTTGCCGCATGGGTCGACCGCTACACGACGGCAGTCGTCGTGCTGGCAGCACTCGGGCTCGCCGCGCTCGGCGTGCTGGCGATCCGGCGACGTTCCCGCTGGCTCCCACGCCTCCTGCGTCAGCAGGCACCGTCGTCGCACCGTCACGAGAATCGGCGATAG
- a CDS encoding LLM class flavin-dependent oxidoreductase, producing MTSAMRNRPLRIGILVPQGEYRWNGRLPRWSDLEAMARLAEEIGLDSLWVVDHLLYRTPDGEPEGIWECWSLLSAFAAVTKRITLGTLVLCTNWRNPALIAKMAETVNEISGGRLILGLGAGNTEQEFRRFGFPWERRVSRFAEALAIVHGLLRNGWIDYAGEFYTVRDCLLRPRGPRSQGPPILVGGNGPRVLRLAAQYADIWNTYYDFTGNRASGLGPQIEAFRAACRDVGRDWSSVTLSASALVAFPGHGRIYGVVADPVRGTPEEIAEEFRAYARAGIQHLQLRIEPNTLEGLEQLGRVLEVLDRAE from the coding sequence ATGACCAGTGCGATGCGCAACCGACCGCTGCGGATCGGCATTCTGGTCCCCCAAGGGGAGTATCGCTGGAATGGGCGTCTTCCGCGCTGGAGCGATCTCGAGGCGATGGCACGCCTCGCCGAGGAGATCGGGCTCGACTCGCTCTGGGTCGTGGATCATCTTCTTTACCGCACACCGGACGGTGAACCAGAAGGGATCTGGGAATGCTGGTCGCTCCTTTCCGCCTTCGCCGCGGTCACGAAGCGGATCACGCTGGGAACGCTCGTTCTCTGTACCAACTGGCGCAATCCGGCACTGATCGCCAAGATGGCGGAAACGGTCAACGAGATTTCGGGAGGGCGATTGATCCTCGGGTTGGGAGCCGGGAACACGGAGCAGGAATTTCGCCGCTTCGGTTTTCCCTGGGAGCGACGTGTCAGTCGGTTCGCCGAAGCGCTGGCGATCGTCCACGGTCTACTGCGCAACGGTTGGATCGACTACGCGGGTGAATTCTACACAGTGCGCGATTGCTTGCTGCGACCGCGCGGCCCACGCTCGCAGGGGCCGCCCATCCTGGTCGGCGGGAACGGTCCGCGGGTTCTCCGGCTGGCTGCCCAATATGCCGATATCTGGAATACCTACTACGACTTCACCGGAAACCGAGCGAGCGGGCTCGGGCCGCAGATCGAGGCGTTTCGAGCGGCCTGTCGGGATGTCGGGCGGGACTGGTCGAGCGTGACGCTCTCGGCCTCAGCGTTGGTCGCCTTTCCCGGCCACGGGCGTATCTATGGTGTGGTCGCTGATCCGGTGCGCGGGACGCCGGAGGAGATCGCCGAGGAGTTTCGGGCGTACGCTCGTGCGGGGATCCAACATCTGCAGCTGCGGATCGAGCCGAATACGCTGGAGGGGCTGGAGCAGCTGGGTCGTGTTTTGGAAGTGCTCGATCGCGCTGAGTGA